A single Botrytis cinerea B05.10 chromosome 1, complete sequence DNA region contains:
- the Bcgpi14 gene encoding Bcgpi14, which produces MAFSTRTLFTLSILLRIILFFYGLYQDAHSPLKYTDIDYQVFTSASLYTSRSLSPYTRETYRYTPLLAWLLLPTTFSPQHLWFHFGKILFAVCDILAGYLLHVILVSRGMDVGRAGKYAAIWLLNPMVATISTRGSSEGILGVLVIGLLWAVLKRKIVLAGMLLGLGVHFKIYPVVYGISIVWFLDRDLIPGSGSRKIGGKGMKRGNVERGNDDIWGKIMGFMNRERITLVTASLMTFMGLNILMYYIYGYPFLQHTYLHHLTRIDHRHNFSPYNTLLYLRSAFPSPSPLPLESLTFIPQLLLSTVLLPLALSKQDLPTTMLAQTLTFVTFNKVVTSQYFLWYTCLLPLYLSTPSCSLIASPRKGIFALFLWVATQALWLHQAFELEFLGSSTFVPGLFVASLLFFATNVWILGVIVKDVGRGAAVVSGKVV; this is translated from the exons ATGGCCTTCTCAACCCGCACCCTCTTcaccctctccatcctcctccgcataatcctcttcttctacGGTCTCTACCAAGACGCGCACTCCCCCCTAAAATACACAGATATAGACTACCAAGTCTTCACCTCCGCATCGCTGTACACCTCTCGCTCGCTCTCGCCCTACACGCGAGAAACCTACCGGTACACACCTCTCCTCGCCTGGCTCTTACTCCCCACCACATTTTCTCCCCAGCACCTCTGGTTCCACTTTGGCAAGATTCTATTCGCCGTGTGTGATATACTGGCGGGATATCTACTCCATGTGATACTCGTGAGTCGAGGGATGGATGTGGGACGCGCGGGGAAATACGCGGCGATCTGGTTGTTGAATCCGATGGTCGCGACGATTAGCACGCGCGGGAGTAGCGAGGGGATCTTGGGGGTGCTTGTCATAGGATTATTGTGGGCGgtgttgaaaagaaagattgtGTTGGCTGGGATGTTGTTAGGCTTAGGAGTGCATTTTAAGATTTACCCCGTGGTGTATGGGATTAGTATCGTATGGTTTTTGGACCGGGACTTGATTCCAGGTTCTGGAAGCAGGAAAATCGGAGGCAAAGGAATGAAGAGAGGAAACGTGGAGAGGGGAAATGATGATATTTGGGGGAAGATTATGGGGTTCATGAATCGGGAAAGGATTACTTTAGTGACGGCCAGTCTGATGACATTTATGGGACTTAATATCCTGATGTACTACAT TTATGGATACCCCTTCCTCCAACACACCTATCTCCACCATCTAACCCGCATCGACCATCGACACAATTTCTCACCCTACAACACCCTCCTCTACCTGCGCTCCgctttcccctccccctctccactCCCCTTGGAATCTCTAACTTTCATTCCTcaacttctcctctccacagTCCTCCTCCCGCTCGCCCTCTCCAAACAGGACTTGCCCACAACCATGCTAGCGCAAACCCTCACCTTTGTAACCTTCAACAAAGTAGTCACATCCCAGTATTTCCTCTGGTACACCTGTCTACTCCCTCTCTACCTCTCTACTCCCTCTTGTAGCCTCATCGCATCACCACGCAAAGGGATATTCGCTCTATTCTTATGGGTTGCCACACAAGCATTGTGGTTACATCAAGCATTTGAGCTTGAATTTTTGGGTTCGAGTACTTTTGTGCCCGGTCTATTTGTGGCGAGTCTTTTATTTTTCGCTACGAatgtttggattttgggtGTTATCGTGAAGGATGTTGGACGGGGAGCGGCTGTTGTTTCTGGGAAAGTGGTTTAA
- the Bcpho89 gene encoding Bcpho89, with protein MAVLEQFDYIFAIGMIFAFLDAWNIGANDVANSFATSVSSRSLTMKQAMMIATVMEFGGAVGVGARVADTIRGKILSTKAFEAEPSVLMLGMTCALVSSSLYLTLATRLGLPVSTTHSIIGGVIGVGIAAIGTDGVNWGWNGVSQVFAAWIIAPGIAGAFGAILFLITKYGVMKRKDPVRAALISIPFYFGLTTGLLTMLIVWKGAASASAAVKTWGPGEYVGVIFGTAIGCALLSAIFLLPFLYRKLVLNDWQLYWWHIPQGPLLLRRGEVPPNTSGHEIVQNYYKGHKTRAELDAEGSDNVRNLPSEDVESKTNDDGNEKHGISFVSPASSDIGSSTRDETTTTPVITNEEPISAKPWYEPKTFLATAKRIFFHGVSVDVVAEQKKSSILTGNLEAMHARATHYDNKAEHTYSFLQVLTAATASFAHGANDVSNAVGPLAAIYFIWHTGSIQSKSPVPVWILCYGAGALIIGLWTYGYNIMRNLGNRLTLHSPSRGFCMELGSAITVVMATRLALPVSTTQCIVGATVGVGLVNGDVKSINWRMVGWIYMGWIITLPITGIISGCLMGVILNAPRWGMGV; from the exons ATGGCAGTCCTCGAACAATTTGATTACATTTTTGCCATTGGCATGATCTTTGCTTTCCTCGATGCTTGGAACATCG GTGCAAATGATGTTGCAAATTCCTTCGCCACTTCCGTCTCTTCCAGGTCGCTGACGATGAAGCAAGCTATGATGATAGCTACTGTAATGGAATTTGGTGGTGCTGTTGGTGTTGG TGCTCGTGTTGCAGACACTATCCGTGGCAAGATTCTTTCAACCAAGGCTTTCGAGGCAGAACCGTCTGTCTTGATGTTGGGAATGACATGTGCTCttgtatcttcttctctttacCTAACACTAGCCACAAGGCTAGGTCTTCCTGTTTCAACTAC CCATAGCATAATTGGAGGAGTGATAGGAGTAGGCATTGCAGCGATAGGAACAGATGGAGTTAATTGGGGTTGGAATGGAGTATCGCAGGTATTCGCAGCCTGGATCATCGCACCGGGAATCGCTGGTGCTTTTGGAGCTATTCTCTTCCTGATCACAAAGTACGGTGTCATGAAGCGAAAGGATCCAGTGCGCGCTGCACTTATTAGTATTCCATTCTATTTTGGACTTACTACGGGCTTATTAACCA TGCTCATTGTCTGGAAAGGTGCCGCCTCCGCATCAGCAGCCGTCAAAACATGGGGACCCGGCGAATACGTGGGCGTAATTTTCGGTACTGCCATCGGTTGCGCTCTTCTATCTGCTATTTTTCTCCTCCCATTCCTTTACCGGAAACTAGTGCTCAACGATTGGCAACTTTACTGGTGGCACATTCCTCAAGGTCCATTGCTGCTTCGACGTGGAGAAGTTCCTCCCAATACCTCTGGGCACGAAATTGTTcagaattattataaaggGCACAAGACGCGTGCAGAGCTTGACGCTGAAGGCTCGGATAATGTGAGGAATCTACCCAGTGAAGACGttgaatcaaaaacaaacgatgatggaaatgaaaaacatggcatttcatttgtttctCCTGCTTCTTCAGATATCGGTTCTTCAACAAGGGATGAGACAACAACTACTCCTGTCATCACAAATGAAGAGCCTATATCGGCAAAACCCTGGTATGAACCCAAAACATTCTTAGCCACAGCAAAACGAATATTCTTCCATGGTGTTTCCGTCGATGTCGTTGCtgaacaaaagaaatcatcTATCCTTACTGGCAATCTTGAAGCTATGCACGCTCGTGCAACCCACTACGACAACAAGGCCGAACACACCTATTCGTTCTTACAAGTACTAACTGCCGCCACTGCATCCTTTGCTCACGGAGCTAATGATGTCTCAAACGCCGTCGGTCCTCTTGCTGCCATTTATTTCATCTGGCACACCGgttccatccaatccaagtCACCCGTACCAGTATGGATTCTATGTTACGGAGCCGGTGCTCTCATCATCGGTCTCTGGACATACGGATACAACATCATGCGCAATCTCGGCAATCGTTTAACACTGCATTCCCCCTCTCGGGGATTCTGCATGGAGCTCGGTTCGGCCATAACTGTTGTCATGGCTACCCGACTTGCATTGCCCGTGTCTACTACCCAATGTATCGTTGGAGCTACAGTTGGAGTAGGACTTGTGAATGGGGATGTGAAGAGTATCAATTGGCGAATGGTGGGATGGATTTATATGGGATGGATTATCACGTTGCCAATTACAGGCATCATTTCGGGGTGTTTGATGGGTGTCATTTTGAACGCCCCAAGATGGGGAATGGGCGTTTGA